Proteins co-encoded in one Prunus persica cultivar Lovell chromosome G6, Prunus_persica_NCBIv2, whole genome shotgun sequence genomic window:
- the LOC109949761 gene encoding protein IQ-DOMAIN 14-like, whose translation MGKASKWIINFLVGKQEKKINQTNVSISTEHPSTATKPGTPKVKRRWSFGRLAGKEACHRPSKSVDSIDTTILPLPLKAQQNHALTLAVVPRDVDDAAATRIQAAFRSHLARKALHALKGLVKLQALIRGHIVRKQTTATIMQMHALMAIQVRARFKRIQMAEEAQQANKKQLTIQRDHGVHRKTMDLNSNDVQRVSKSTSGHLNHSQAGRLEHGHTTFYSDRLSTSKRRQYEEPSFPTANSPWNYPAASKPKPTRPPFTFQQQDYGDPACYDYTFKPSYMTNTKSSKAKVRSQSEPKQRPEGSTKHKTKHTKSWDATDGPMEDQVLKRSSSQFKPNGHKNHDPWFVKLYKSRRLFEEDKHASTGHSNYNESLAAFEPHVNLY comes from the exons ATGGGAAAGGCAAGCAAATGGATTATAAACTTTCTGGTGGGAAAGCAGGAAAAAAAGATTAACCAAACCAATGTTTCGATTTCGACTGAGCATCCTTCTACTGCTACCAAGCCAGGGACACCAAAAGTGAAGCGAAGATGGAGCTTTGGAAGGTTAGCAGGCAAAGAGGCATGCCACAGGCCCTCCAAATCTGTTGATTCAATTGACACCACTatattgcctttgcctttGAAGGCTCAGCAGAATCATGCCTTGACATTGGCTGTGGTACCAAGAGATGTTGACGATGCTGCTGCCACAAGGATTCAAGCTGCCTTCCGTTCTCATTTG GCAAGGAAGGCTTTACATGCCTTGAAGGGTCTTGTTAAGTTACAAGCACTCATAAGAGGTCACATCGTGAGGAAACAAACAACTGCCACTATAATGCAGATGCATGCGTTGATGGCAATCCAGGTTAGAGCTCGGTTTAAGAGAATTCAGATGGCAGAGGAAGCACAGCAAGCTAATAAAAAGCAATTGACGATTCAAAGAGACCATGGGGTGCATAGG AAGACAATGGACTTGAATTCCAATGATGTTCAAAGAGTTTCGAAAAGCACAAGCGGCCACCTTAATCATTCACAAGCTGGGAGGCTTGAGCATGGCCACACAACATTCTATTCTGACCGTCTTTCCACCTCAAAGCGACGTCAATACGAGGAGCCCTCCTTTCCAACAGCAAATAGTCCCTGGAACTATCCTGCAGCGTCTAAACCAAAACCAACAAGACCCCCTTTCACTTTTCAACAGCAGGATTATGGAGACCCTGCGTGTTATGACTACACATTCAAGCCAAGTTACATGACCAACACGAAATCTTCGAAGGCAAAAGTAAGGTCACAGAGTGAACCAAAGCAACGGCCGGAAGGGAGCACAAAGCACAAAACCAAGCATACAAAATCATGGGATGCAACAGATGGTCCTATGGAGGATCAAGTTCTGAAACGTTCGTCTTCACAGTTCAAACCCAACGGTCATAAAAACCATGATCCCTGGTTTGTTAAGCTCTACAAGTCAAGAAGGTTGTTTGAGGAGGACAAGCATGCAAGCACTGGTCATTCCAATTATAATGAATCTCTGGCAGCATTTGAG CCCCATGTGAATTTGTACTAG
- the LOC18772651 gene encoding PITH domain-containing protein At3g04780: MSAESASAIQRNQVDLLDFIDWSGVECLNQSTSHSVANALKQGYREDDGLNLESDADEQLLLYIPFLQVIKLHSIVIKGPEEEGPKTVKLFSNKEHMGFSNVNDFPGSDTLDLSPENLKGKPVVLKYVKFQNVRSLTIFIEDNQSGSELTKVQKIVLCGTTVETTDMKGLKKIEDGH; this comes from the exons ATGTCTGCAGAATCAGCCAGTGCAATTCAAAGAAACCAA GTTGATCTATTGGACTTCATAGATTGGTCTGGAGTTGAATGCCTCAACCAAAGCACTAGTCACTCTGTTGCCAACGCTCTCAAGCAG GGTTATAGAGAAGATGATGGTTTGAATCTGGAGAGTGATGCAGATGAGCAGCTTTTGCTTTACATACCTTTTCTTCAAGTCATTAAGCTGCATTCTATTGTCATCAAAGGACCTGAAGAGGAAG GTCCTAAGACGGTGAAACTTTTTTCAAACAAGGAGCATATGGGGTTCAG CAATGTCAATGACTTCCCAGGAAGTGATACACTTGATTTATCCCCTGAGAATCTAAAG GGCAAACCAGTTGTCTTAAAGtatgtcaaatttcaaaatgttCGCAG CTTGACGATCTTTATTGAGGATAATCAATCTGGCTCCGAACTCACAAAAGTTCAAAAGATTGTTCTGTGTGGAACAAC GGTGGAAACTACAGACATGAAGGGCTTGAAGAAGATTGAAGACGGACACTGA
- the LOC18772854 gene encoding probable ribose-5-phosphate isomerase 3, chloroplastic, whose protein sequence is MASSLSLLSPHNASTTHLLLRTPKTPNLRSSSYRPMSIKARTVPALTQDELKKLAADKAVEYVKSGMVLGLGTGSTAAFVVSKLGELLKSGELQNIVGVPTSKRTEDQARQLGIPLSVLDDHPKIDLAIDGADEVDPNLDLVKGRGGALLREKMVEAASDKFVVVADETKLVTGLGGSGLAMPVEVVQFCWKYNLVRLQELFNEEGVEAKLRLDGDGKPYITDNFNYIVDLYFKSPIKDGPAAGKEISKFEGVVEHGLFLDMATAVIIAGKDGVDVKTK, encoded by the coding sequence ATGGCTTCCTCCTTATCCCTCCTCTCACCCCACAATGCATCCACCACCCACCTTCTCCTGCGCACCCCAAAAACCCCTAACCTGCGCTCTTCTTCTTACAGGCCCATGTCCATCAAAGCTCGCACTGTCCCTGCTCTCACTCAAGACGAACTCAAGAAGCTTGCAGCCGATAAGGCCGTCGAATATGTCAAGAGCGGCATGGTCCTCGGCCTCGGCACTGGCTCAACGGCCGCCTTTGTGGTCTCAAAGCTCGGAGAGCTCTTGAAATCTGGTGAATTGCAGAACATAGTTGGAGTTCCAACTTCAAAACGCACGGAGGATCAAGCTCGCCAATTGGGTATCCCTCTTTCGGTTCTCGATGATCACCCCAAGATCGATTTGGCCATAGATGGTGCAGATGAGGTCGACCCAAATCTTGACTTGGTTAAAGGGCGTGGTGGGGCTTTGCTCagagagaaaatggtggaggcTGCTTCAGATAAGTTTGTTGTGGTGGCGGATGAGACCAAGTTGGTGACTGGCCTTGGAGGAAGTGGACTGGCAATGCCTGTGGAGGTTGTACAGTTTTGCTGGAAATATAACTTGGTGAGGCTTCAGGAGTTGTTTAACGAAGAAGGGGTTGAAGCAAAGTTGAGGTTGGATGGTGATGGAAAGCCTTATATCACTGATAACTTCAATTACATTGTGGATTTGTATTTCAAGAGTCCCATTAAAGATGGGCCGGCTGCCGGGAAGGAGATTTCGAAATTTGAAGGGGTTGTGGAACATGGGTTGTTCTTGGATATGGCGACCGCGGTCATCATTGCAGGCAAGGATGGAGTGGATGTTAAGACCAAGTGA
- the LOC18772808 gene encoding uncharacterized protein LOC18772808, with protein MAFSKSIAFFAALLVLLPMAALASDWDNIAPSIAAEVCKEVECGRGTCKFDVDDPLGFTCECEAGWKRTRDGDDDLQFLPCVIPNCTLDYSCQPAPPPVPDKEFPRNLSAFDPCYWVYCGEGNCVRNRTYAHTPICECKSGFSNLLNVSAFPCYNECTLQPDCKSLGITVAKSTSTDNNQATSFLPGKLQLMTMAMVYVGIILWK; from the exons atggcTTTCTCTAAATCCATCGCCTTTTTTGCTGCCCTTTTGGTGCTGCTACCCATGGCTGCTTTGGCCTCCGACTGGGACAACATAGCTCCTTCTATTGCCG CTGAGGTGTGCAAAGAAGTGGAGTGTGGACGGGGAACCTGCAAATTCGATGTAGATGACCCATTAGGCTTCACCTGCGAGTGTGAGGCTGGTTGGAAGCGAACCCGTGACGGAGACGATGACCTTCAGTTTCTCCCCTGTGTGATTCCCAACT GTACACTTGACTACAGCTGCCAGCCAGCTCCACCTCCAGTTCCTGATAAAGAATTTCCACGCAACTTGTCGGCCTTTGACC cttGCTACTGGGTTTACTGTGGAGAAGGTAACTGTGTAAGGAACAGAACATATGCACACACACCTATCTGTGAATGCAAATCAGGCTTCTCTAATCTTCTTAATGTCTCTGCATTCCCTTGCTACAATGAAT GCACACTTCAACCCGACTGTAAAAGCCTTGGAATTACGGTTGCTAAATCAACTTCTACAGACAATAATCAAG CTACCTCGTTTTTGCCAGGAAAGTTGCAGTTGATGACTATGGCTATGgtctatgtgggtattattcTGTGGAAGTAG
- the LOC18775184 gene encoding uncharacterized protein LOC18775184 produces MIRIFKNKPLRPLIESPSSYNFLQRCSVSGTAKGKSKTKTALPLKRSKITVKKGTAEPASKGGGGGGKGQSHRDRVEKFYDQCLNAPTPVRWLTPEQREREIQRAKLGLISKERQREIEMLKIGKEKLGIPEKPTILGTPGLDLISLGLVDADKLPKYNLTVEDGRRLAKEYSRVLMRRHRARQAAESTLLRLKKEAIEALPEHLKAAALVPDLSKFPENRFMATLTPPIEGYIERVKEAARKSSEKGKLR; encoded by the coding sequence ATGATACGCATCTTTAAGAATAAACCGCTGAGACCATTGATCGAGTCTCCTTCAAGCTACAACTTCCTCCAGAGATGCTCTGTGAGTGGGACAGCAAAGGGTAAATCGAAGACGAAAACTGCACTGCCATTGAAGCGGTCAAAGATAACTGTAAAGAAAGGCACTGCAGAACCTGCTTCTaaaggtggaggtggaggaggtaAAGGACAGTCTCACAGAGATCGGGTCGAAAAGTTCTACGATCAATGCTTGAATGCCCCCACCCCTGTTAGGTGGTTAACGCCAGAACAGAGAGAACGCGAGATTCAGCGAGCTAAGTTGGGGCTTATTAGCAAAGAGCGGCAGCGAGAGATTGAGATGCTGAAGATAGGCAAGGAGAAATTGGGCATCCCAGAAAAGCCAACGATTCTTGGAACGCCCGGCTTGGATTTGATATCGCTGGGTTTGGTTGATGCGGATAAGTTACCGAAATATAACCTCACTGTTGAAGATGGCCGGAGGCTTGCCAAGGAGTACAGTAGGGTTTTGATGAGACGGCACAGGGCAAGGCAGGCGGCGGAGTCCACGCTGTTGAGGTTGAAGAAGGAGGCGATTGAGGCATTGCCTGAGCATTTGAAAGCAGCAGCCTTGGTGCCGGATCTTTCTAAGTTCCCAGAAAATCGGTTCATGGCAACTCTGACGCCTCCCATTGAAGGCTACATTGAGAGGGTTAAGGAGGCAGCTAGGAAGAGCTCTGAGAAGGGGAAGCTCAGATGA
- the LOC18772929 gene encoding peptide-N(4)-(N-acetyl-beta-glucosaminyl)asparagine amidase translates to MVARSFQVHHNDSTYGVDYDTGDGLEVFKIQIFSLTSIPPDEQKLIGVDENRVLSDDSDLVAISEKLRLVSINEEQQEKSTAENDELLKSDEELARMLQAEEEALLFQQYAVPEDNGKFEGRVGPYVSQVLMYEDLQRQEAARKTVPIEELEEKALVSLAKEGNSTPSKNEQDHAFLLQLLFWFKQSFRWVNAPPCDGCGKETVFHGMADALPSEIRYGASRVEIYRCNFCPIGSRFPRYNDPLKLVETRRGRCGEWANCFTLYCRAFGYESRLILDFTDHVWTECFSQSLGRWMHLDPCEGVYDKPLLYESGWNKKLNYVIGIAKDGVCDVTKRYTRKWHEVISRRNIITEPALSAVLANVTKDCRRGFTSQVLSVLEDRDEKERQELESSLHSTDNASTSLPGRRSGDKEWRKSRLECGSDESCSLSGSSCPVRACVDKHVTEIHNAFLPILSHFVKEKYPKSRAVEVLETLKGILVDLKKSPFKTRRATINSVSQSLVHQLLPSFTELLNALSMSGKADADGRFDISLAGNAVKTSLALPVALDALDDTINNLNICDNFVEDSLCLPLLKLNRIHSGSVLASGEEIPFGIAMSAFDGLRTSKWEEPNGARGCWIKYKVSDNLMHELVAYEIMSANDAPERDPMDWVVEGSNDGESSWHLLDKQTSQIFDSRFQRKTFKISCQGFLSNVFRFRFLTVRDVLSTSRLQLGSIDLYSRSS, encoded by the exons ATGGTGGCTCGCAGCTTTCAGGTTCACCACAATGACTCCACttacggcgttgattatgacaCCGGAGATGGCCTCGAA GTTTTCAAAATCCAGATCTTCTCTCTCACCTCCATTCCTCCAGACGAGCAAAAG TTAATTGGAGTCGATGAAAATCGTGTCCTTTCGGATGATTCCGACCTCGTTGCCATCTCTGAGAAGCTCCGACTGGTTTCGATCAATGAGGAGCAACAAGAAAAATCAACTGCTGAAAACGATGAATTGCTGAAATCCGATGAGGAATTGGCCAGAATGTTGCAG gcAGAGGAGGAGGCGCTTTTGTTTCAGCAGTACGCTGTCCCTGAAGATAACGGAAAGTTTGAGGGGAGAGTAGGCCCTTATGTCAGTCAAGTTCTCATG TATGAGGACCTGCAACGCCAGGAGGCTGCTCGGAAAACAGTCCCTATAGAAGAGCTCGAGGAGAAAGCATTGGTCAGTTTGGCCAAG GAGGGGAATTCAACTCCATCAAAAAATGAACAAGACCATGCTTTCCTGCTGCAGCTGCTTTTCTGGTTCAAACAATCTTTCAG GTGGGTTAATGCTCCTCCCTGTGATGGTTGCGGCAAAGAAACCGTATTTCATGGAATGGCTGATGCACTTCCTTCAGAAATTCGATATGGAGCTTCTCGAGTTGAGATCTATCG ATGCAATTTTTGCCCTATAGGGTCTCGTTTCCCGCGCTACAATGATCCATTAAAG CTTGTGGAAACAAGAAGGGGGCGTTGTGGGGAATGGGCCAATTGCTTTACGCTTTATTGCCGAGCTTTTGGATATGAATCCCGCCTG atCTTGGATTTCACGGATCATGTTTGGACAGAGTGCTTCTCACAATCTTTAGGAAG ATGGATGCATCTCGATCCTTGTGAAGGAGTGTATGACAAACCACTGTTATATGAAAGCGG GTGgaacaagaaattaaattacGTAATTGGCATCGCTAAAGATGGTGTTTGTGATGTAACCAAACGATATACGAGGAAGTGGCATGAG gttATTTCTCGACGTAACATCATTACAGAGCCTGCACTGTCAGCTGTGCTTGCTAATGTAACAAAAGACTGCAGAAGAGGGTTTACCTCTCAAGTGCTTTCTGTACTTGAAGACCGTGATGAGAAGGAGAGGCAAGAACTTGAAAGCAGTTTACATTCTACAGACAATGCCTCAACCTCATTACCAGGGAGACGAAGTGGGGACAAGGAATGGCGGAAGTCAAGATTAGAATGTGGTTCTGATGAGAGTTGCTCCTTGAGTGGTTCTTCTTGTCCAGTTCGGGCATGTGTTGACAAGCATGTGACCGAAATTCACAATGCATTTCTTCCGATTCTTTCCCACTTTGTTAAGGAAAAATATCCCAAGTCAAGGGCGGTTGAAGTACTCGAGACTCTTAAAGGAATTCTTGTGGATCTTAAGAAATCCCCTTTTAAAACAAGGAGGGCTACAATCAATTCAGTCAGCCAATCTCTTGTTCATCAGTTGCTGCCCTCTTTCACTGAGTTACTTAATGCTCTTTCGATGAGTGGTAAGGCAGATGCTGATGGGAGGTTTGACATTTCTTTAGCTGGAAATGCTGTCAAAACCTCTTTGGCACTGCCTGTTGCTTTGGATGCTTTGGATGACACAATCAATAATCTTAACATTTGTGATAACTTTGTTGAAGATTCTCTTTGCTTGCCACTTCTGAAGCTAAACAGAATACATTCTGGTTCAGTCCTTGCAAGTGGAGAAGAAATTCCTTTTGGAATT GCAATGTCAGCATTTGATGGGTTACGCACATCTAAGTGGGAAGAACCAAATGGCGCACGAG GTTGTTGGATCAAGTATAAAGTATCAGACAACCTGATGCATGAACTTGTGGCATATGAGATAATGTCAGCCAATGATGCACCAGAAAGGGATCCGATGGATTG GGTAGTTGAAGGAAGCAATGATGGGGAATCAAGCTGGCATCTATTGGATAAACAAACTTCTCAAATATTTGACAGTCGTTTCCAGCGTAAAACATTTAAGATCTCATGTCAGGGTTTCCTATCAAATGTTTTCAG GTTCAGATTTTTGACAGTTCGAGATGTTCTATCAACCTCGCGGCTGCAATTAGGTAGCATTGACCTCTATTCTAGAAGCAGTTAA